The following proteins come from a genomic window of Paenibacillus spongiae:
- the pyk gene encoding pyruvate kinase: MRKTKIVCTIGPSSESLENTKKLINAGMNVARLNFSHGDFEEHGNRIKNIRQACQELGKNVAILLDTKGPEIRLGKLKEEPIELIQGETITLTTEEILGDKERIPVTYSNLPEDVHIGSTVLIDDGLIGLVVESIQGTEINCRIVNSGPIKSKKGVNVPGVHISLPGITEKDASDIVFGIEQGVDFIAASFVRKASDVLEIRELLERHNASYIQIISKIENQQGVDNLDEILEVSDGLMVARGDLGVEIPAEEVPLVQKQMIQKCNLAGKPVITATQMLDSMQRNPRPTRAEASDVANAIFDGTDAIMLSGETAAGKYPVESVQTMSRIAVRAEEALEYREIFTKQANAQQTTVTEAISQAVANSALDLQAKAIITSTESGYTARMISKYRPKSPIIAVTPVEQVMRRLSLIWGVIPVKGTSAETTDEMFDIAVRGGIDSGIVKLGDTVIITAGVPVGRSGSTNLMKIHTIGELLAKGQGIGTQSATGKIVTARSSQEALAKTTEGAILVTGSTDKDYMPAIEKAAAVITEQGGVTSHAAIVALNLGIPVILGVQNALDQLQDGMEVTVYAEVGVIYSGQAKVL; encoded by the coding sequence ATGCGCAAAACAAAAATCGTATGTACCATCGGACCTTCCAGCGAATCGCTTGAGAATACGAAGAAGCTGATTAACGCCGGAATGAACGTTGCCCGCCTTAATTTCTCCCATGGCGATTTCGAGGAGCATGGCAACCGAATCAAGAATATCCGCCAGGCATGCCAGGAGCTTGGGAAGAACGTCGCGATCCTGCTGGATACGAAGGGTCCGGAAATTCGTCTGGGCAAGCTGAAGGAAGAACCGATCGAGCTTATACAAGGCGAGACAATTACGTTGACAACGGAAGAGATTCTCGGCGATAAGGAACGTATCCCGGTGACCTACTCGAATTTGCCGGAGGATGTGCACATCGGTTCCACCGTTCTGATCGACGACGGTCTGATCGGATTGGTCGTTGAATCGATCCAGGGCACGGAAATCAACTGCCGCATCGTGAACAGCGGTCCGATCAAGAGCAAGAAAGGCGTTAACGTGCCGGGCGTTCATATCTCGCTGCCGGGCATTACCGAGAAAGACGCAAGCGACATCGTCTTCGGCATTGAACAAGGAGTCGACTTTATTGCGGCTTCCTTCGTCCGCAAGGCGAGTGACGTATTGGAAATTCGCGAGCTGCTCGAGCGTCATAATGCGAGCTATATTCAGATCATTTCCAAGATCGAGAATCAGCAGGGCGTAGACAACCTCGATGAAATTCTTGAAGTATCCGACGGCTTGATGGTAGCGCGCGGCGACCTTGGCGTGGAAATTCCGGCTGAAGAGGTGCCGCTGGTTCAGAAGCAAATGATCCAGAAGTGCAACCTTGCCGGCAAGCCTGTCATTACGGCTACGCAAATGCTTGATTCCATGCAGCGCAACCCGCGTCCGACGCGCGCGGAAGCCAGTGACGTCGCGAATGCGATCTTCGACGGTACGGATGCGATCATGCTGTCCGGCGAGACGGCGGCGGGCAAATACCCCGTGGAGTCGGTTCAAACGATGTCGCGTATTGCCGTTCGTGCCGAAGAGGCGCTGGAATACCGCGAGATTTTCACCAAGCAAGCCAATGCGCAGCAAACGACCGTCACCGAGGCGATCAGCCAAGCAGTAGCGAACTCCGCCTTGGATCTGCAAGCCAAAGCGATCATCACCTCGACGGAGAGCGGTTATACGGCCCGCATGATATCCAAGTATCGTCCGAAATCGCCGATTATCGCCGTAACCCCGGTCGAGCAAGTTATGCGCCGCTTGTCGCTCATCTGGGGCGTCATTCCGGTTAAGGGCACATCGGCTGAAACGACGGACGAAATGTTCGATATTGCGGTTCGCGGCGGAATCGACTCCGGAATCGTGAAGCTGGGCGATACCGTTATTATTACGGCAGGCGTGCCGGTTGGCCGTTCGGGCTCGACCAATCTGATGAAGATTCATACGATCGGAGAGCTGCTTGCCAAGGGCCAAGGCATCGGAACGCAAAGCGCAACCGGCAAAATCGTCACGGCGCGCTCCTCGCAAGAAGCGCTGGCGAAGACGACGGAGGGTGCGATTCTCGTTACCGGCTCGACCGATAAAGATTATATGCCGGCGATCGAGAAAGCGGCCGCAGTCATTACCGAGCAGGGCGGCGTAACGAGCCATGCGGCTATCGTAGCGTTAAACCTGGGAATTCCGGTTATTCTGGGCGTACAGAATGCGCTGGATCAGCTTCAAGACGGCATGGAAGTAACGGTATATGCCGAGGTCGGAGTCATTTACTCCGGACAAGCCAAGGTTCTCTAA
- a CDS encoding acyl-CoA thioesterase, whose translation MEETEQSEQTTLWHLHPIRVRYQETDQMGVVFHGNYVTWFEIGRTEFIRQAGMSYEQIEREGLLLPVVDLACKYVSPARYDDIVLICTAIEQFSPLRVTFRSEVRRIGEGEGYPPEWHGQTPPGELLVEGGTSHVWVNKSFRPTRLDKTLPELYGLLQRVSRGTI comes from the coding sequence ATGGAAGAAACCGAACAATCCGAACAAACAACATTATGGCATTTGCATCCGATCAGAGTTCGGTACCAGGAAACCGATCAAATGGGTGTCGTGTTTCACGGCAACTATGTAACATGGTTCGAAATTGGCAGAACCGAGTTCATCAGACAGGCCGGAATGTCATACGAGCAGATCGAGCGTGAAGGGCTGCTGCTGCCGGTCGTCGATCTGGCATGCAAGTATGTCTCCCCTGCGCGGTATGACGATATCGTGCTGATCTGTACGGCGATTGAGCAATTCTCGCCTTTACGCGTAACGTTTCGTTCCGAGGTAAGACGCATTGGAGAAGGTGAGGGCTATCCGCCTGAATGGCATGGCCAAACCCCGCCGGGCGAACTGCTTGTCGAAGGCGGTACGAGCCACGTATGGGTGAACAAGAGTTTCCGCCCCACACGGTTGGACAAGACGCTGCCGGAGCTCTACGGCCTGCTGCAGCGCGTCTCGCGGGGCACTATTTAG
- a CDS encoding FxsA family protein, protein MLKWIIAAIIIIPAVEMWGIIQMGHLVGGWMTFFLILATGFAGAQFARLEGRKAFIEVQRQMQTGQPPGHAMLNGLCVLIGGLLLLLPGFFSDIVGITLLFPLTRTFYKGIMLRWIEKKLRSGQFTIYKR, encoded by the coding sequence ATGCTGAAGTGGATCATTGCCGCAATCATTATTATTCCGGCGGTGGAGATGTGGGGCATCATTCAGATGGGACATCTCGTCGGCGGCTGGATGACGTTCTTCCTCATTCTGGCGACCGGATTTGCCGGAGCCCAATTTGCCCGGCTCGAAGGACGTAAAGCGTTCATCGAGGTGCAGCGACAGATGCAAACCGGGCAGCCGCCGGGACATGCCATGCTTAATGGGCTGTGTGTGTTAATAGGCGGACTGCTCCTCCTGCTGCCCGGTTTCTTCTCCGATATTGTCGGGATTACGCTGTTGTTCCCGCTGACTAGAACGTTCTATAAAGGGATCATGCTGCGCTGGATCGAGAAGAAGCTTCGTTCGGGCCAGTTTACAATATACAAGCGTTAA
- the ytvI gene encoding sporulation integral membrane protein YtvI, with protein sequence MDRTVWRRIGRAVLVLIVITIIILLVVYVTPLVYPFIAGWLLAYIINPIVTVLHRKLKVPRWLGVTLTLILFVAAMLTIVSALVTRIVVEIIHLSKSLNSTIDWWKNQFEWIVASPEIQDLINKLNTFYKENPNYQETINSRISDTANLLANKSSSIISFFLNGIVGLISSLPNLATILIVVLLAAFFISKDWYRHLASMTLWFPDGMRKSTSIVWNNLQRALFGYARAQLIMISITAVVVTVGLMILGVDYAITIGMLIGFIDLLPYLGVGAAMVPWIIYTFIYGDISLGIGLSVLYGIILVARQMLEPKVLASSVGLDPLPTLIAMFVGLKLFGVFGLIVGPVSLVIISAIHRANVFRDLYTFVIRGSK encoded by the coding sequence TTGGATCGAACCGTCTGGCGGCGTATCGGCCGTGCAGTGCTCGTCCTAATTGTCATAACGATCATCATTCTGCTCGTTGTATATGTAACGCCGCTCGTGTATCCGTTCATTGCGGGATGGCTGCTTGCCTATATCATCAATCCCATCGTGACCGTCCTCCACCGGAAGCTAAAGGTCCCAAGGTGGCTTGGCGTCACCCTTACCTTGATCTTATTTGTTGCCGCAATGCTCACCATCGTCTCAGCCCTCGTAACGCGGATCGTCGTCGAAATCATTCATTTATCCAAATCGCTGAACAGCACGATCGATTGGTGGAAGAATCAATTCGAATGGATCGTCGCCTCGCCGGAAATACAAGATCTGATCAATAAGCTGAACACCTTCTACAAGGAAAACCCCAACTATCAGGAAACGATCAACTCCCGCATATCAGACACAGCCAACCTGCTTGCCAACAAGAGCTCCAGCATCATCAGCTTCTTCTTAAACGGTATCGTCGGCCTCATATCGTCTCTGCCTAATCTCGCAACCATTCTGATCGTCGTGCTGCTTGCCGCCTTCTTTATCAGCAAAGACTGGTACCGCCATCTTGCCAGCATGACCCTCTGGTTTCCCGATGGCATGCGCAAGTCGACCTCCATTGTCTGGAACAACCTGCAGCGGGCGTTATTCGGCTATGCCAGGGCGCAGCTTATCATGATTTCGATCACAGCCGTCGTCGTCACGGTCGGATTAATGATTCTGGGCGTCGATTACGCGATCACCATCGGGATGCTGATCGGATTCATCGATCTGCTTCCTTATCTTGGCGTAGGCGCGGCTATGGTGCCCTGGATCATCTATACCTTTATATATGGAGATATCTCGCTCGGTATCGGTTTGAGCGTGCTCTACGGCATTATATTGGTAGCCAGGCAAATGCTTGAGCCCAAGGTGCTCGCCAGCAGTGTCGGTCTTGACCCGCTGCCCACGCTGATCGCCATGTTTGTCGGGCTTAAACTGTTCGGGGTGTTCGGATTGATCGTGGGCCCGGTTTCGCTCGTCATTATTTCCGCCATCCATCGGGCCAATGTGTTCCGCGATTTGTATACGTTCGTTATAAGAGGGTCCAAGTAA
- the ppk1 gene encoding polyphosphate kinase 1 — translation MNKTLPHYVNRDLSWIAFNRRVLEEAQDPGTPLLERVKFLSIVSSNLDEFMSVRMAGIQDQMKAGYTKKDFTGYTPAGLWKRLIKRTAQAVTDQYRTFREVMRCLSKEGISFRKPDELNAAQMKAIDRYFNEIVFPVLTPMAVDQSRPFPLLHTKELYLAVLLRKDHQPPEEEPLFAIVQVPSILQRYVAVPVRTGSKKMEFVLLEQLIERHIDKLFNGYAPIAVHPFRVTRNADLTLNEEGAEDLLEEIEKELRRRRWGMPVRLEYAKNMHPYALQLLKEELELDENSIEIDGPFDLSFLMRWASSLQGHDNLRFDRMEPVYPYEFEDTEDMFEVLRQQDVLLSHPYESFDAVNDFVTDAANDPDVLAIKMTLYRVSGHSALVQALATAAEAGKQVTVVVELKARFDEERNIAWARQLEKAGCHVVYGLVGLKTHAKILLVVRREQEVLRRYVHVGTGNYNDNTAKLYTDFGLFTSHPVIGADASALFNEVTGYSAPYEWKAFGVAPTGLMEKLFGLIDREKENAAAGKPALIIAKMNSLSNQEMIDKLYEASQAGVKIELIVRGVCCLRPGVPGRSENIRVISVVDRYLEHSRVMVFHNGGDEEVFLSSADWMTRNLTRRIELMCPVLDPKLRKMLVNMLQLGLNDNVKARELQPNGTYVPVSNGLSPLRSQMEAKKIPKWKKLSVVGQ, via the coding sequence ATGAACAAGACTTTACCCCACTATGTCAACCGTGATTTGAGCTGGATTGCCTTCAACAGGCGCGTACTTGAGGAGGCGCAGGATCCGGGCACCCCTCTTCTGGAACGCGTCAAATTTCTGTCTATCGTATCGAGCAATTTGGACGAGTTCATGAGCGTCCGGATGGCGGGCATACAGGATCAGATGAAGGCGGGGTATACGAAAAAGGATTTTACCGGCTACACGCCGGCCGGGCTGTGGAAGCGATTGATCAAACGGACGGCCCAAGCTGTAACCGATCAATACCGTACGTTCCGCGAAGTGATGCGCTGTCTCTCCAAGGAGGGCATCAGCTTTCGTAAGCCGGATGAGCTGAACGCCGCGCAGATGAAAGCCATCGACCGGTATTTTAACGAGATTGTCTTCCCGGTTTTGACGCCAATGGCTGTCGACCAGAGCCGGCCGTTCCCATTGCTCCACACGAAGGAGCTTTACTTGGCCGTTCTCCTTCGCAAAGATCATCAGCCGCCGGAAGAAGAGCCGTTATTCGCCATTGTGCAGGTTCCGTCTATTCTTCAACGTTATGTCGCCGTTCCTGTCCGGACGGGCAGCAAGAAAATGGAGTTCGTCCTGCTTGAGCAGTTGATCGAGCGCCACATCGACAAGCTGTTCAACGGGTATGCGCCGATAGCGGTCCACCCTTTCCGCGTCACGCGCAATGCGGATTTAACGCTCAATGAAGAAGGCGCGGAGGATTTGCTGGAGGAAATCGAGAAGGAGCTGCGCCGCCGCCGCTGGGGAATGCCGGTGCGGCTGGAGTACGCCAAGAACATGCACCCCTATGCGCTGCAGCTTCTCAAGGAAGAGCTTGAGCTGGACGAGAACAGCATTGAAATCGACGGCCCCTTCGATCTTAGCTTTCTGATGCGATGGGCCAGCTCGCTGCAAGGGCACGATAACCTCCGGTTTGATCGCATGGAGCCCGTATACCCGTATGAGTTCGAGGATACGGAGGATATGTTCGAGGTTCTCCGTCAACAGGATGTGCTTCTATCCCATCCGTACGAGTCCTTCGATGCGGTAAACGACTTTGTCACCGATGCGGCGAATGATCCGGATGTTCTGGCCATCAAGATGACATTATACCGGGTCAGCGGTCATTCTGCGCTCGTCCAGGCGCTCGCTACGGCGGCCGAGGCCGGCAAGCAGGTAACGGTTGTCGTCGAGCTGAAGGCGAGGTTCGACGAGGAACGGAATATCGCGTGGGCGAGACAGCTGGAGAAAGCGGGCTGCCACGTTGTGTATGGATTGGTCGGATTGAAGACTCATGCGAAGATTCTGCTGGTCGTGCGAAGAGAGCAGGAGGTGCTCCGCCGCTATGTGCATGTTGGCACCGGCAACTATAACGACAATACGGCCAAGCTGTACACCGACTTCGGCCTGTTCACGTCCCATCCCGTTATCGGAGCGGACGCATCGGCGCTGTTCAACGAGGTAACCGGATATTCTGCCCCTTATGAGTGGAAAGCCTTCGGTGTCGCGCCGACCGGATTGATGGAGAAGCTATTCGGGTTGATCGACCGGGAGAAGGAGAATGCCGCCGCAGGCAAGCCGGCTTTAATCATCGCCAAGATGAACAGCTTATCGAATCAAGAGATGATCGACAAGCTGTACGAAGCCTCGCAGGCAGGCGTGAAGATCGAACTGATCGTCCGGGGCGTCTGCTGCTTGCGTCCCGGCGTACCCGGCAGGAGCGAGAACATACGCGTCATCAGTGTGGTAGACCGCTACTTGGAGCACTCGCGCGTTATGGTTTTCCATAATGGCGGCGATGAGGAGGTTTTTCTGTCGAGCGCAGATTGGATGACGCGTAATTTAACGCGCCGGATCGAGCTGATGTGTCCGGTGTTGGATCCCAAGCTGCGCAAGATGCTTGTCAACATGCTTCAATTGGGCCTCAATGACAATGTGAAGGCGCGCGAGCTGCAGCCGAATGGCACGTATGTGCCGGTCAGCAATGGGCTGTCCCCGCTGCGCAGCCAAATGGAAGCCAAAAAAATTCCCAAATGGAAAAAGCTATCTGTAGTCGGGCAATAA
- a CDS encoding Ppx/GppA phosphatase family protein: protein MTEQRIGIIDIGSNSIRLVIYERTANGAHRVIDGSKRAARLSEQIDENGNIPAHAVHELSDTLNHFRLICAHHQAGHIRAAATAAIRNAGNRKQVLQQIESETSLRVELLSGEEEAGYGFLGMINSMDVKDGFLIDIGGGSTEVSLFRDRSLVHSVSFPFGSVSATRRFGSKGILENADLRELEAYIQETAAREPWIGQSPGLPLIGVGGTVRAFGKIHQAQLKYSFSSSHNYPIPGQDVDRMFEQLRMLPLNKRRQVAGLSKDRVDIIVPGIAILRTLFKLMQATHYVVCGSGLRDGLFYATRFPDRPRLDNVLSYSVNNLAALHPELPRQHVSQVNRTALLLFDQLRQKHPFPERARLWIDTASTLFRIGTSIDYNDYKKHTFYLMVNSHIYGLSHRETLLCSAIASYKNKGRVKQLVSAYKPLLDETDAATIGMLGTLLQLSIALDRSETQAIGRLETELTESKLLLRAVRAEGSLAVERQEVNSLAAEFKKVWGLTPVLLLPDYR, encoded by the coding sequence ATGACTGAACAACGAATAGGGATCATTGATATCGGCTCCAATTCGATCCGGCTAGTCATTTATGAACGAACGGCGAATGGCGCCCACCGCGTCATAGACGGAAGCAAACGAGCAGCCCGGCTCAGCGAGCAAATCGATGAGAATGGCAATATTCCGGCACATGCCGTTCATGAGCTCAGCGATACCTTGAATCACTTTCGCCTCATCTGCGCCCATCATCAGGCAGGACATATCCGGGCGGCTGCCACTGCAGCCATCCGCAATGCGGGCAACCGCAAGCAGGTGCTTCAGCAGATCGAGTCTGAGACAAGCTTGCGCGTTGAGCTGCTGTCCGGCGAAGAAGAAGCCGGCTATGGCTTTCTCGGGATGATCAATTCCATGGATGTGAAGGACGGCTTCCTCATCGATATCGGCGGGGGCAGCACCGAAGTATCGCTGTTCCGCGATCGTTCGCTCGTCCATTCCGTTTCGTTTCCGTTCGGCTCCGTCAGCGCAACCCGGCGATTCGGCTCGAAAGGCATTCTGGAAAACGCCGATCTGCGCGAACTGGAGGCATACATACAGGAAACCGCTGCACGCGAGCCATGGATCGGTCAGTCGCCCGGACTACCGCTCATTGGAGTCGGCGGCACCGTTCGCGCGTTTGGCAAGATTCATCAAGCGCAGCTTAAATATTCGTTCTCGAGCAGTCATAACTACCCGATTCCGGGTCAAGACGTCGATAGAATGTTCGAGCAGCTGCGAATGCTGCCGCTTAACAAACGGCGCCAAGTGGCGGGGTTGTCCAAAGACCGGGTGGATATCATCGTTCCGGGCATCGCCATTCTGCGGACGCTCTTTAAGCTAATGCAGGCTACGCACTACGTCGTCTGCGGCTCAGGGCTCCGAGACGGGCTTTTCTACGCGACCCGGTTCCCTGACCGGCCCCGGCTGGACAATGTGCTCTCTTATAGTGTGAACAATTTGGCGGCTCTACACCCGGAATTGCCCCGGCAGCATGTTTCCCAAGTGAACCGGACGGCGCTGCTGCTATTCGATCAGCTCCGGCAGAAGCATCCCTTTCCGGAACGGGCGCGGCTGTGGATCGATACAGCTTCCACCTTGTTCCGGATCGGGACAAGCATCGATTATAACGATTATAAGAAGCATACGTTCTATCTGATGGTCAATTCGCATATCTACGGCTTGTCGCATCGCGAGACGCTGTTGTGCTCTGCGATTGCCTCCTATAAGAACAAAGGACGCGTCAAACAGCTCGTGTCGGCGTATAAGCCGCTGCTCGACGAGACCGATGCGGCGACGATCGGCATGCTAGGCACGCTGCTTCAGCTCTCCATCGCTCTCGATCGCAGCGAGACCCAGGCCATAGGCCGACTGGAGACCGAGCTGACCGAGAGCAAGCTGCTGCTGCGCGCCGTTCGGGCAGAAGGCTCGCTGGCCGTCGAACGCCAGGAAGTCAACTCGCTCGCAGCCGAATTCAAGAAAGTATGGGGATTGACGCCGGTCTTGTTATTGCCCGACTACAGATAG
- the citZ gene encoding citrate synthase: protein MTATKGLEGIVATTSSISSIIDGVLTYRGIDIDDLAEHASFEETAYLLWYGKLPTQSELDGLNRQLGEYAAIPAQVLEQLKLYPKDTNSMAALRTAVSSLALYDPSANDMSPEANLNKAIKLQAQLPTIVAAFAHIREGREPVAPKAGVSIAHNFLYMLTGQEPDEVAVKALDQALVLHADHELNASTFAARVTVATLSDIYSGVTSAIGALKGPLHGGANEAVMVMLEEIGSIANVESVINQKLANREKIMGFGHRVYKNGDPRAKHLQKMSRELGKLTGNMELYEMSVKIEELVTGQKGLKPNVDFYSASVYTTLKIARDLFTPIFAISRVSGWTAHILEQYENNRLIRPRAEYVGPVNQKVKPIAERG, encoded by the coding sequence ATGACAGCAACCAAAGGTCTGGAAGGCATCGTCGCCACAACATCCTCGATCAGCTCGATTATCGATGGTGTTCTGACATATCGCGGTATCGATATTGATGATCTTGCGGAACATGCTTCCTTCGAAGAAACGGCTTATCTTCTCTGGTACGGAAAGCTTCCAACACAATCCGAGCTTGACGGGCTGAACCGACAGCTTGGCGAATATGCTGCGATTCCGGCACAAGTGCTGGAACAGCTTAAGCTCTATCCTAAAGATACCAATTCCATGGCGGCGCTGCGCACAGCGGTATCCAGCCTTGCTCTATACGACCCATCGGCCAACGATATGTCACCGGAAGCGAACTTGAACAAAGCGATCAAGCTTCAAGCCCAGCTTCCAACGATCGTGGCCGCTTTCGCACACATCCGCGAAGGCAGGGAGCCTGTCGCTCCTAAAGCGGGCGTGTCCATTGCGCACAACTTCCTATATATGCTGACCGGTCAAGAACCGGACGAAGTTGCCGTTAAAGCGTTGGATCAAGCGCTTGTTCTGCATGCCGACCACGAGCTGAATGCCTCTACATTCGCGGCCCGCGTCACGGTTGCAACGCTGTCCGACATCTACTCCGGCGTTACGTCGGCGATCGGCGCTTTGAAGGGCCCTCTTCATGGCGGCGCGAACGAAGCGGTTATGGTTATGCTGGAAGAGATCGGCTCGATTGCCAACGTGGAATCGGTCATTAACCAGAAGCTTGCCAATAGAGAGAAAATCATGGGCTTCGGCCACCGTGTTTACAAGAACGGCGATCCTCGCGCGAAGCACCTGCAGAAGATGTCCCGCGAGCTTGGCAAGCTGACCGGCAACATGGAGCTTTATGAGATGTCCGTTAAGATTGAAGAGCTCGTTACCGGCCAGAAGGGTTTGAAGCCAAACGTAGATTTCTACTCGGCCTCTGTCTATACGACGTTGAAGATCGCCCGCGATCTGTTTACGCCAATCTTCGCAATCAGCCGCGTGTCAGGATGGACCGCCCATATTCTGGAGCAGTACGAGAACAACCGCTTGATCCGTCCGCGCGCCGAGTACGTAGGACCGGTTAACCAGAAGGTTAAGCCGATCGCTGAGCGCGGCTAG
- the icd gene encoding NADP-dependent isocitrate dehydrogenase, with the protein MKLEKFAMPTEGKQITIDNGVLQVPSNPIIPFIEGDGTGRDIWKASKRVLDAAVEKAYNGEKKIAWYEVFAGEKAFNAYGEWLPADTLTAIREYIVAIKGPLTTPIGGGIRSLNVALRQELDLYTCLRPVRYFNGVPSPVKRPELVDMVIFRENTEDIYAGIEYQEGSDAVKKVIAFLQEEMGAKNIRFPETSGIGIKPVSAEGSKRLARAAINYAIKHGRKTVTLVHKGNIMKFTEGAFKNWGYEVAEQEFADQTFTWGQYDRIKEAEGTEAANKAQKEAEAAGKIIVKDAIADIALQQVLTRPTDFDVIATLNLNGDYLSDALAAQVGGIGIAPGANINYLTGHAIFEATHGTAPKYADLDVVNPGSVILSGVMLLEHLGWQEAADLIYKGMETSINNKTVTYDFARLMEGATEVKCSAFADEIIKNM; encoded by the coding sequence ATGAAGCTTGAAAAATTCGCAATGCCGACAGAAGGAAAGCAAATTACGATCGACAATGGCGTCCTGCAAGTTCCGAGCAATCCAATCATTCCGTTTATCGAAGGCGACGGCACTGGCCGCGATATCTGGAAAGCGTCCAAGCGCGTCCTTGATGCTGCCGTTGAGAAAGCCTACAATGGCGAGAAAAAAATCGCTTGGTACGAAGTCTTTGCCGGCGAGAAAGCCTTCAATGCTTATGGTGAGTGGCTGCCAGCCGATACGCTTACGGCTATTCGTGAATATATCGTTGCAATCAAAGGTCCTTTGACGACGCCGATCGGCGGCGGAATCCGCTCGCTGAACGTTGCGCTTCGTCAAGAGCTTGACCTGTATACCTGCCTGCGTCCGGTTCGTTACTTCAACGGCGTGCCTTCCCCGGTAAAGCGTCCTGAGCTTGTGGACATGGTTATTTTCCGTGAGAACACAGAGGACATCTACGCGGGTATTGAATATCAAGAAGGCTCAGACGCCGTGAAGAAAGTGATTGCGTTCCTGCAAGAAGAAATGGGCGCCAAGAACATCCGCTTCCCGGAAACGTCCGGTATCGGCATCAAGCCTGTTTCCGCAGAAGGCTCGAAGCGTCTGGCTCGCGCCGCAATCAACTATGCAATCAAGCATGGCCGCAAAACGGTTACGCTGGTACACAAAGGCAACATCATGAAGTTCACGGAAGGCGCGTTCAAAAACTGGGGCTACGAAGTAGCGGAGCAAGAGTTTGCGGACCAAACCTTCACTTGGGGCCAATACGACCGCATCAAGGAAGCGGAAGGCACAGAAGCGGCGAACAAGGCTCAGAAGGAAGCGGAAGCTGCAGGAAAAATCATCGTGAAGGACGCTATCGCCGATATCGCGCTGCAGCAAGTTCTGACCCGTCCTACGGACTTCGACGTGATCGCGACGCTTAACCTGAACGGCGACTACCTGTCTGACGCGCTGGCTGCTCAAGTTGGCGGCATCGGGATCGCACCGGGCGCGAATATCAACTACTTGACTGGACATGCTATCTTCGAAGCAACGCACGGCACGGCTCCGAAATATGCGGATCTCGACGTCGTAAACCCAGGGTCGGTTATTCTGTCCGGCGTTATGCTGCTTGAGCATCTTGGCTGGCAGGAAGCGGCTGACCTGATCTACAAAGGGATGGAAACTTCGATCAACAACAAAACCGTAACGTATGACTTCGCCCGCCTGATGGAAGGCGCTACGGAAGTTAAATGCTCGGCATTTGCGGACGAAATCATCAAAAATATGTAG
- the mdh gene encoding malate dehydrogenase produces the protein MAIKRNKISIVGAGFTGATTALMLAQKELGDVVLVDIPQLENPTKGKALDMMESTPVQGIDSKITGTADYADTKDSDIVIITAGIARKPGMSRDDLVNTNAGIVKSVCENIKATSPNAYVIILSNPVDAMTYVAFQTLGFPKNRVIGQSGVLDTARYCTFIAQELNVSTEDVRGFVLGGHGDDMVPLVRYSNVGGIPIEKLIPADRIEAIVQRTRVGGGEIVNLLGNGSAYYAPAASLVQMTEAILKDKKRILPVIALLQGEYGYNNLFMGVPVILGGDGIEKVFELELTADEKAALEKSADSVRNVIAVVNG, from the coding sequence ATGGCTATTAAACGGAACAAGATTTCGATTGTCGGCGCCGGCTTCACAGGCGCTACGACTGCGCTAATGCTGGCTCAAAAAGAACTGGGAGACGTTGTCCTCGTTGACATTCCCCAGCTGGAGAACCCTACCAAAGGGAAGGCGCTCGACATGATGGAATCGACGCCTGTACAAGGCATCGATTCGAAAATTACCGGTACGGCCGACTATGCGGATACCAAAGATTCCGATATCGTCATCATTACGGCCGGTATCGCCCGTAAACCGGGTATGAGCCGCGACGACCTCGTGAACACCAACGCAGGCATCGTGAAATCCGTCTGCGAGAACATCAAAGCTACGAGCCCGAACGCATATGTCATCATCCTCTCCAACCCGGTTGATGCGATGACTTACGTGGCTTTCCAAACGCTTGGTTTCCCTAAGAACCGCGTAATCGGCCAATCCGGCGTACTCGATACCGCCCGTTATTGCACGTTTATCGCGCAAGAGCTGAACGTCTCGACGGAAGACGTTCGCGGCTTCGTACTTGGTGGACACGGCGACGACATGGTGCCGCTCGTTCGTTACTCTAACGTCGGCGGTATTCCAATCGAGAAGCTGATTCCGGCTGACCGCATTGAAGCGATCGTACAGCGCACGCGCGTTGGCGGCGGCGAAATCGTAAACCTGCTGGGCAACGGCAGTGCATACTATGCGCCGGCTGCATCGCTTGTCCAAATGACCGAAGCGATCCTGAAGGATAAGAAACGCATTCTTCCGGTTATCGCATTGCTGCAAGGCGAATACGGTTATAACAACCTGTTCATGGGCGTTCCGGTCATACTTGGCGGCGACGGCATCGAGAAAGTATTCGAGTTGGAATTGACGGCTGACGAGAAGGCTGCGCTTGAGAAATCAGCGGACTCCGTGCGCAATGTCATTGCGGTAGTTAACGGCTAG